gtctggcaggagctgctggaggggtTGGGGacggctgggtgctgcagccgttgctgctgggggctctgtCCCGAGGGACTGCAGGGAGcggggctcctgggggcttCCTTGGCTGGGacaaagcagagctgtgcccGCCCCTGCTGCCTCACACGGTGCAATGAACCCACCCAACTTGCCCCCCAAGAGCCTCTGCTGAGGTGGCTGGGACTCAGGGAAGGGGTCTGGGTCTCAGCACAAGTCCCTGGCATGGACTCATGTAaggatgaaaatgttttctgtggcGCACACCGCCCGCACTTGTGGCAGGAAAGGGCCTGGGAAATGCTGCATCGTGAGAAGTGTGAAAGCACATGAAATAACCAAGCAAAAAGCCCCTGCTGAAACCTCACCTCCGTGTTTTGAGCCAGCCAGGGCCTCCTGGgaccctgctcccagcctcGGCCGGTGCTGCAGCATGCTCCAGGGGAACAGGGAACAACCTGCCCGCTGCGGACACAGAGGGGAGCTGTGCGCACACAGCCGCTCCGCCTGCCTCGCACGGCCGGGACGCATggatgctgcagcccccagggcagcACGGCAGGCTGCGGGAGCACCCAGgaggggggcgccgggggctctgctgggggcacagccccctgccctgcgcTCTGCTGGGTGCCCGTGGCCTTGTGACTGCACCCTGCAGTCGCACCTGGCACGGACACGGGAGCAGAGCGTTGGTGCTGAGCCCCCGCGAGCCCAAACCCCTGGGAGAgccggggagcggggcagggcacggaggggcagcaggcagggggggGCGCAGCAAAGCgggaggtgctgctggtggggttCGTGTGGGGGGGCTGGTGCTCGGGTGACCGTCCTCCATCCGGCTCAGCAGTCACGCCACCCTCTGCTCCGTCCCCCCCAGCCATGTCCCCACGGCAGCACCCTGTGAAAAGCAGAGGTCGAGTGTGACCCAGGGGAACGCTGTCTGCccgctccctcctgcctcccctcctgcagTTTGGGCGTGGGCACAGCTTCGGCATTAGGTGCCAGCTCCGCCGCTGCCTGGTCTCTTCTCGGTGAAGAAGCTTTTGAGCAGCATCACTTGCCCAATGCTGACCACAAAGAGGATGATGGTTTCCCCCACCGACCAGTACGAGACCCGGCCGTTGAGGTCTTCGGCTCTGCTCCGGTCCTGCGCTTCCCGCAGCCGGTAGTGGGTCTGGGAGTCTATCACCGCGTTCAGAGCCTCGTGGATGGTGACGCAGGCAGACTCCATCTGGGGGGACAAGCACACGCTGTTGCTCGCGGGGCCCCACACAGCCCAGCCCGAGGACCGTGCTCAGGCAGCGGGGACAGGCAGCGGTTGCCTGCGCGGCTGGGtctctgccagcccctgcccgaGCGCAGTGGTGCTCGAGGCggagcagcctccagcagcagggggccTGCTTGGAGCTGCAGGGCACAACAGAGAGCCCTGCCCAGGTGTCTGGGCTCAGGGAAGGGCTCTCGGTCCCAGCCTGCTCAGCTGGCACGGCGGCTGTGCTCgtgccagcaggaggaggacGTGGCTGGCACGCCGCAGGGGCGGTTGGCCGGCGGTTGGCACTTCTGCATTTggcggaggggaagggggcgaGCCTGGTCCTGCGGGGCTGTGCCGTTTGGCCGCCAGCAGGAGTTGCAGCAGCACCGTCCTCCTGCCGCGGGAAGCGGCCACGTTGCGCAACGCACCTGTGTCAAGGCGGTGACGCGGCTGCTCATGTCGGGCAGGATGGGCGGCTCGTCGCCCACCTGCAGGTTGAAGTAGACGGTCTTGTGGGAGAAGGTGGAGAACTCGTTGCTGAAGCAGAAGGTGTAGATGCCCTTGACTTCGGTGTGGTGCGGGAAACTGTCATACTGCTTCTTGGTCTCCCTGTAGATCGTCCTGCCATTGGGGTCCTCCACGTAGCAGTCCACATCGTAGTGCCCTCCGGTGATCACCTGCGCAAGGAGATGCTGGTGGCACCTGCCGAGCCTCTGGAGGATCCCTGCGCCCCGCACGGAGCGGCGCTGTCCTGCCACGTGCCCATAGCATGGCCATGCCCTCAGCAGCACGGGCACCGTGCCCATGGCTGCCCACCGCAGGCAGGGGGCCCAGGCCTGGGGAGGTTCTGCCCCATGGTGCCCAGGGCTCAGGTGGGGCACAAGGGCAGGGGGACAGCCCCTGCCGCtgctctgggggctgctgcagcccccgcgGGTCCATCCTGGCTCTGCCAAACAGCTCCAGGGCGGGCAGTGCTGGGCAGGGCTCAGGGCAGGGAATGGCCCCCAGAGCAGCGCAGGGGGAGCGGGGAGTGCACGGGAGAGGTGcgggggcagccctggctggggcTCGGCGGGATGCGGGCAGGGGCATGGGCAGGGACGGGGGGAGACGGGAAGGGACATGGCAAGGGGCAGGGTCCCGGGGCAGGGTCCCGGGGCAGGGTCCCGGGGCAGGGTCCCGGGCAGTACCTGGTAGTCCAGCGTGAACTTGAGGCCCCGCTCCATCTCCTGGTGGAAGCACTGCTTGTCGCTGTCGGGCAGCTCGAAGGTGAGCTCGgtgccgcccgcccgcagcgcgcccagcagcagggccagcgcCCAGCCCCGCATCCTGCCCGCTCCGCACCgcgccgctcccggccccg
This Anser cygnoides isolate HZ-2024a breed goose chromosome 11, Taihu_goose_T2T_genome, whole genome shotgun sequence DNA region includes the following protein-coding sequences:
- the TMED3 gene encoding transmembrane emp24 domain-containing protein 3, producing the protein MRGWALALLLGALRAGGTELTFELPDSDKQCFHQEMERGLKFTLDYQVITGGHYDVDCYVEDPNGRTIYRETKKQYDSFPHHTEVKGIYTFCFSNEFSTFSHKTVYFNLQVGDEPPILPDMSSRVTALTQMESACVTIHEALNAVIDSQTHYRLREAQDRSRAEDLNGRVSYWSVGETIILFVVSIGQVMLLKSFFTEKRPGSGGAGT